In a single window of the Chondrocystis sp. NIES-4102 genome:
- a CDS encoding threonine synthase: MTQTPIKTSQGRTFTNLVSKEGGVKYPLKALNVCEETFSPLEVAYDYDEIRRQVSRESIQAGPNSIWRYKAFLPVESENPIDVGTGMTPLVKSNRLARRLGLKNLYIKNDAVNMPTLSFKDRVVSVALTRARELGFSTVSCASTGNLANSTAAIAAYAGMDCCVFIPADLEAGKVLGTLIYNPTVMAVKGNYDQVNRLCSEVGNTYGWGFVNINLRPYYSEGSKTLGFEVAEQLGWELPDHIVAPLASGSLFTKIYKGFKEFVEVGLVEDKAVRFSGAQAEGCSPIAQAFREGRDFIAPVKPNTIAKSIAIGNPADGCYALDIARKTNGNIESVTDAEIIEGIKLLAETEGIFTETAGGTTIAVLKKLVEAGKIDPEEKTVVYITGNGLKTQEAVQGYIGEPLTIEPKLESFERALERSRTLERLEWQQASV, from the coding sequence ATGACCCAGACACCTATCAAAACCAGTCAAGGACGTACCTTTACCAATCTTGTTTCCAAAGAAGGAGGAGTAAAATATCCCCTTAAAGCTCTCAATGTGTGCGAAGAAACATTTTCACCATTAGAAGTAGCCTATGACTATGATGAAATTCGTCGTCAAGTTAGTAGAGAGAGTATACAAGCGGGCCCTAATTCCATTTGGCGTTATAAAGCATTCCTACCTGTAGAAAGCGAAAATCCTATTGATGTAGGCACAGGTATGACTCCCCTGGTTAAATCCAATCGTTTAGCTCGTCGTCTGGGTCTAAAAAATCTTTATATTAAAAACGATGCGGTAAATATGCCAACCCTTAGTTTCAAAGACAGGGTGGTTTCAGTTGCATTAACTCGTGCCAGAGAATTAGGATTTTCGACTGTTTCCTGTGCAAGTACTGGAAACCTAGCCAATTCCACAGCAGCGATCGCAGCTTATGCAGGTATGGACTGTTGTGTGTTTATTCCCGCCGATTTAGAAGCAGGAAAAGTGTTAGGCACATTAATCTATAATCCTACCGTCATGGCAGTTAAAGGCAACTATGACCAAGTAAACCGTCTTTGCTCAGAAGTTGGTAATACCTATGGTTGGGGTTTTGTAAATATCAATCTCCGTCCTTACTATTCCGAAGGTTCTAAAACACTAGGATTTGAAGTTGCAGAACAATTAGGTTGGGAATTACCCGATCATATCGTTGCACCTTTAGCCTCTGGTTCCCTATTTACCAAGATATATAAAGGCTTCAAAGAATTTGTTGAGGTGGGATTAGTAGAAGATAAAGCCGTTCGTTTTAGTGGCGCACAGGCAGAAGGTTGTTCTCCTATTGCTCAAGCTTTTAGAGAAGGTAGAGACTTTATTGCTCCTGTAAAACCCAATACAATTGCCAAATCCATTGCGATCGGTAATCCAGCAGATGGATGCTATGCTTTAGATATTGCACGCAAAACCAACGGTAACATCGAATCAGTAACAGATGCAGAAATTATCGAAGGTATCAAACTGCTTGCTGAAACTGAGGGTATATTCACCGAAACGGCTGGTGGTACTACTATTGCTGTCCTTAAAAAATTAGTAGAAGCAGGTAAAATTGACCCTGAAGAAAAAACAGTTGTTTATATTACTGGTAATGGTCTAAAAACCCAAGAAGCTGTACAAGGATATATTGGTGAACCCTTAACCATCGAACCCAAACTAGAAAGTTTTGAGCGTGCTTTAGAACGTTCTCGCACTTTGGAACGTCTTGAATGGCAACAAGCCAGTGTATAA
- a CDS encoding tetratricopeptide repeat protein, with amino-acid sequence MLDKLLFKLTIITVLFSFNSSPILSEPNSNGGQSENIQVTESEIKQVDLLKAAIYSNRGIIRGIQKQYNTALEDYEQAIKLNPQQVETFINRGLLYSVLEQWDNALNDFNRAIEINPNLDTIYIYRGYIYSLNKELNKALSDIEQAIKLNDKSSDAYYVRAKIYSEQQEWDKALEDINRSVEIDRDNANNYLFRGNLYNKQFNQPKLAEADYNQAVSLDPDSSEASLSRGIFYTQQQKWDLALRDLDRTIKLDPENALAYFSRGNVYALQKRWEEANRDYEESLRLNPNDFQLQSELRNLSQRTANEDVNVDEADLEQSNEYNNSGLAHALKQEFSEALTDFSKAITLNPKNALLYFNRANVYLAQSQWEKAL; translated from the coding sequence ATGTTAGATAAATTACTATTTAAATTAACTATTATCACTGTTCTTTTTAGCTTTAATAGTAGCCCGATTTTAAGCGAACCTAATTCAAATGGTGGTCAATCAGAAAATATTCAAGTTACAGAATCTGAAATTAAACAAGTTGATCTATTAAAGGCTGCTATTTATTCTAATAGAGGTATTATTCGCGGAATACAAAAACAGTATAATACAGCCCTAGAAGATTATGAGCAAGCAATCAAATTAAATCCTCAACAGGTAGAAACTTTTATTAATAGAGGGCTATTATATAGTGTATTAGAACAATGGGATAATGCTCTGAATGATTTTAATCGAGCAATAGAAATTAATCCGAATTTAGATACAATTTATATTTATCGAGGATATATTTATAGTCTTAATAAAGAACTTAATAAAGCTTTATCTGACATTGAGCAAGCAATTAAGTTAAATGATAAAAGCTCAGACGCATATTATGTTAGAGCAAAAATATATTCAGAACAACAGGAATGGGATAAGGCTTTAGAAGATATTAATCGGAGTGTAGAAATTGATCGTGATAACGCGAATAATTATCTTTTTAGAGGAAATTTATATAATAAGCAATTTAATCAGCCAAAGCTTGCAGAAGCAGATTATAATCAAGCCGTATCCTTAGATCCAGATTCTAGTGAAGCAAGTTTATCTAGGGGGATTTTTTATACTCAACAACAAAAGTGGGATTTAGCATTAAGGGATTTAGACCGTACAATCAAATTAGATCCTGAAAATGCGTTAGCCTATTTTAGTCGTGGTAATGTTTACGCCCTACAAAAAAGGTGGGAAGAAGCTAACCGAGATTATGAAGAGTCACTACGATTAAATCCTAACGATTTTCAATTGCAAAGTGAGTTAAGAAATCTTTCTCAACGTACCGCTAATGAAGACGTAAATGTAGATGAGGCAGATTTAGAACAATCCAATGAATATAATAATAGTGGTTTAGCTCATGCTCTTAAACAAGAATTTTCCGAAGCACTAACAGATTTTAGTAAAGCCATTACCCTTAACCCGAAAAATGCTTTACTTTATTTTAATCGAGCTAATGTATATTTAGCCCAGTCCCAATGGGAAAAAGCCCTTTAA
- a CDS encoding DNA polymerase III subunit delta: MPVYLYWGEDDFSLTQAVEKLQAQVLDSNWLQFNYHKLIGDRSETIIEGFNQVMTPVFGAGERLVWLAQTNLCEQKPDDQVLNELKRTLEFIPTSSHLLLTTEKKPDGRLASTKLLNQYASVKDFSLIPPWKTDLIAAKIKEIAQVINLPLTPSAIALLTDSVGNDTRQLWNELQKLKIFWGDQSQPLDEDSISALVICNTQNSLKLATAIKNGKAATALSLITDLINHNEPPLKIVATLVGQFRTWTIVKLMQELGQTDNKALATAAGINNPNRLYFIRQEISQTTTQQLLAVLPQLLELEYHLKTGAAAWEILQTKVVELSLLFI; this comes from the coding sequence ATGCCCGTTTATTTATATTGGGGAGAAGATGATTTTTCCCTAACCCAAGCTGTAGAAAAATTACAAGCTCAAGTTCTTGATTCTAATTGGTTACAGTTTAATTATCATAAATTAATTGGCGATCGCTCTGAAACTATTATTGAAGGTTTTAATCAGGTGATGACTCCTGTCTTCGGTGCAGGGGAACGTTTGGTATGGTTGGCTCAAACTAATCTTTGTGAACAAAAACCTGATGATCAAGTTTTAAATGAACTTAAACGTACTCTAGAGTTTATTCCTACTTCATCTCATCTACTTCTAACTACCGAAAAAAAACCCGACGGACGATTAGCTTCTACTAAACTTTTAAATCAATATGCCTCGGTTAAAGATTTTAGCCTTATTCCACCTTGGAAAACTGATTTAATTGCTGCCAAAATTAAGGAAATAGCTCAAGTAATTAATCTTCCATTAACCCCTAGCGCGATCGCTCTACTTACTGATTCTGTTGGTAATGATACTCGGCAATTATGGAATGAATTACAGAAATTAAAAATTTTTTGGGGTGATCAATCTCAACCATTAGATGAAGATAGTATTTCCGCCCTTGTTATCTGTAATACTCAAAATAGTCTAAAGCTTGCAACAGCTATTAAAAATGGAAAGGCTGCAACAGCTTTAAGTTTAATCACAGATTTAATTAATCACAATGAACCACCCCTAAAGATCGTAGCCACTTTAGTCGGACAATTTCGCACTTGGACTATAGTTAAATTAATGCAAGAGTTGGGACAAACCGATAATAAAGCGCTCGCTACTGCTGCTGGTATTAATAACCCCAACCGTCTTTATTTTATCCGTCAAGAAATTTCTCAAACTACAACCCAACAGTTACTCGCTGTCTTACCGCAATTATTGGAGTTGGAATATCATCTTAAAACAGGTGCAGCAGCTTGGGAAATTCTACAAACTAAAGTGGTTGAATTATCTCTTTTGTTTATTTAA
- a CDS encoding NAD-dependent epimerase/dehydratase has product MGIHIVTGVAGFIGSHLAEALINQGEEVIGIDQFNNYYDPQLKQNNIVNLKQNSSFTLIQADIQDLDWQQLLQSVDVVYHQAAQAGVRASWGQGFQDYTSRNINATQVILEAAKRVKSLKRIIYASSSSIYGDAVTMPTPETLCPLPVSPYGITKLAGERLCRLYQQNFGVPTTALRYFTVYGPRQRPDMAFHKFFKAAINQESIPIFGDGQQTRDYTYVSDIVAANLAAARNPKAVGEVFNIGGGSRITLIELLKMIETVIDQPIKRNYLSQAVGDARHTSADITKAQQILGYNPQVSLQAGLTMEWEWIQPLYQKIVSGSKVRG; this is encoded by the coding sequence ATGGGTATCCATATTGTTACTGGTGTGGCGGGATTTATAGGCTCTCACTTGGCGGAAGCTCTGATTAACCAAGGAGAAGAAGTAATTGGCATCGATCAATTTAATAATTACTATGATCCTCAACTAAAACAGAACAATATAGTTAATCTTAAGCAAAATTCTAGTTTTACATTAATCCAGGCGGACATTCAAGATCTAGACTGGCAACAACTATTACAGTCTGTAGATGTTGTTTATCATCAAGCTGCACAAGCAGGAGTGAGAGCTAGTTGGGGGCAGGGATTTCAAGACTATACTAGTCGCAATATTAATGCTACTCAAGTAATTTTAGAAGCAGCTAAACGAGTTAAATCCCTCAAGAGAATTATTTATGCTTCTAGTTCCTCAATTTATGGTGATGCTGTCACTATGCCGACTCCTGAAACTTTGTGTCCGCTACCCGTCTCTCCCTATGGTATTACAAAATTAGCTGGAGAACGCCTATGTAGGTTATATCAGCAAAATTTTGGTGTCCCAACTACTGCTTTACGTTACTTTACAGTTTATGGCCCTCGTCAACGTCCTGATATGGCTTTTCATAAATTTTTTAAAGCAGCAATTAATCAGGAAAGTATCCCTATTTTTGGCGATGGACAACAGACTAGAGATTACACTTATGTCAGTGATATTGTCGCAGCTAATTTAGCAGCAGCCAGAAACCCAAAGGCAGTAGGGGAAGTATTTAATATAGGTGGTGGTAGTCGCATTACTTTAATTGAATTGTTGAAGATGATCGAGACAGTTATTGATCAACCAATTAAGCGTAATTATCTATCCCAAGCCGTAGGTGATGCACGTCATACTAGTGCTGATATTACTAAAGCCCAGCAAATTTTAGGTTATAACCCCCAAGTTTCTCTGCAAGCAGGTTTAACTATGGAATGGGAATGGATTCAACCTTTATATCAAAAAATTGTATCTGGTAGTAAAGTTAGGGGCTAA